A genomic segment from Geminicoccaceae bacterium SCSIO 64248 encodes:
- a CDS encoding helix-turn-helix transcriptional regulator: METQPAVRALSALAHEGRLETFRLLVQAGPDGLAAGEIARRVGVAPNTLSASLNVLFNAGLVVSRRDGRSIIYSAAYEQMAGLLGFLLEDCCNGRPEICVPLAAITSQAACNVPDRAGSGKTS; the protein is encoded by the coding sequence ATGGAAACGCAACCCGCCGTTCGCGCCTTATCAGCATTGGCCCATGAAGGCCGGCTGGAGACGTTCCGCCTGCTGGTCCAAGCCGGGCCTGACGGGCTTGCGGCTGGTGAAATCGCCCGGCGCGTGGGGGTCGCGCCGAATACCCTCTCGGCCAGCCTCAACGTCCTCTTCAACGCCGGCCTGGTGGTGTCGCGGCGAGACGGCCGCTCGATCATCTACTCCGCTGCTTACGAGCAGATGGCCGGCCTGCTTGGCTTCCTGCTGGAAGACTGCTGCAACGGTCGCCCCGAAATCTGTGTCCCGCTGGCCGCCATCACCAGCCAGGCAGCGTGCAACGTTCCGGACAGGGCCGGATCGGGCAAGACGTCGTGA
- the arsH gene encoding arsenical resistance protein ArsH, giving the protein MSDFPALAPAFIDLPTAGRFAPASVPSHPPRFLLLYGSLRERSYSRLLIEEADRLLRSFGAETRIYNPRGLPQPDDASPDHTKVKELRDLSVWSEGHVWCSPERHGAVTGIFKSQIDWLPLESGGVRPTQGRTLAVMQVNAGSQSFNAVNSLRILGRWMRMITIPNQSSVAKAYDEFDEAGRMKPSAYYDRLVDVMEELMKFTLLTRGNADYLVDRYSERKSEGRQPAGADHLASLQGDND; this is encoded by the coding sequence ATGTCAGACTTTCCCGCTCTTGCACCTGCTTTCATCGACCTGCCGACCGCTGGTCGTTTTGCGCCCGCCAGCGTACCGAGCCACCCGCCGCGGTTCCTGCTCCTCTACGGTTCATTGCGCGAGCGCTCCTACAGCCGGCTGCTGATCGAAGAGGCTGATCGCCTGCTTCGCAGCTTCGGCGCCGAGACGAGGATCTACAATCCGCGCGGCCTTCCGCAGCCGGATGACGCAAGCCCTGACCACACCAAGGTGAAGGAGTTGCGCGACCTGTCGGTCTGGTCGGAAGGGCATGTCTGGTGCAGCCCCGAGCGGCACGGCGCCGTCACCGGCATCTTCAAGTCGCAGATCGATTGGCTGCCGCTGGAGAGCGGCGGAGTTCGCCCGACACAAGGGCGGACCCTGGCGGTCATGCAGGTGAACGCCGGCTCTCAATCGTTCAACGCCGTCAATTCACTCCGCATCCTCGGTCGTTGGATGCGGATGATCACCATCCCGAACCAGTCGTCGGTCGCTAAGGCCTACGACGAGTTCGACGAGGCCGGCCGCATGAAGCCTTCCGCCTACTATGACCGGCTGGTGGACGTAATGGAGGAGCTGATGAAGTTCACCCTCCTGACCCGTGGAAACGCGGACTACTTGGTCGATCGCTACAGCGAACGGAAATCAGAGGGGCGGCAACCCGCCGGCGCTGACCACCTGGCATCGCTCCAAGGCGATAACGACTAG
- a CDS encoding damage-inducible protein produces MPAAAPSAIAALRDRIVRIEQRGRPDSAVLPFGIGEMDRRLPGGGLALGALHEVAGGGGEATHGAAAALFAAGIAARTPGPVLWCLTRPDLFAPALAQAGLPPDRVIFLEAGDERSVLACTEEGLRHGGLGAVVAEVARLSMTASRRLQLAAERSRTLGLALRRWRRPAEAAEFGQPTASMTRWRISVLPSAPLLVPGVGRHRWLVELIRCRAGESADFEMEACDAAGRLAVPADLADRPGAQGRSRLAS; encoded by the coding sequence ATGCCCGCAGCCGCCCCGTCCGCCATCGCCGCCCTGCGCGACCGCATCGTGCGGATTGAGCAGCGCGGTCGGCCGGACAGCGCTGTGCTGCCGTTTGGCATCGGTGAGATGGATCGGCGTCTGCCGGGCGGTGGGCTGGCGCTGGGCGCGCTGCACGAGGTCGCCGGCGGTGGCGGCGAGGCGACCCACGGCGCGGCGGCGGCGCTGTTCGCCGCCGGCATTGCCGCGCGCACGCCCGGCCCGGTGCTGTGGTGCCTGACCCGGCCCGACCTGTTCGCCCCGGCCCTGGCCCAGGCCGGATTGCCGCCCGATCGGGTGATCTTTCTCGAGGCCGGCGACGAGCGCTCGGTCCTAGCCTGCACCGAGGAAGGCCTGCGTCATGGCGGGTTGGGCGCTGTGGTCGCTGAGGTCGCACGCCTGTCGATGACGGCATCACGCCGGCTGCAGCTGGCGGCCGAGCGCAGCCGCACGCTGGGGCTGGCGTTGCGGCGCTGGCGCCGTCCGGCCGAGGCGGCGGAGTTCGGGCAGCCGACCGCCTCAATGACCCGCTGGCGGATCTCGGTCCTGCCCAGCGCACCGCTGCTGGTGCCGGGCGTCGGCCGCCATCGCTGGCTGGTCGAGCTGATCCGCTGCCGAGCAGGCGAGAGCGCGGACTTCGAGATGGAGGCGTGCGATGCGGCGGGTCGTCTCGCTGTTCCTGCCGACCTGGCCGACCGACCGGGCGCGCAAGGCCGATCCCGCCTTGCCTCCTGA
- a CDS encoding error-prone DNA polymerase, producing MISPPGYAELQVTTHFSFLRGASSCEELFATAALMGLSALGVVDRNSLAGTVRAHEAAKTTGVRLVVGCRLDLADGTSLLAYPTDRAAYARLCRLLSLGKRRAGKGRCDLGWDDVAAWAEGLLAVLVPDEADARCVQALARLRTLFGDRAYLALTLRRRPNDQLRLWQLATLATEAGVPTVVTNDVLFHEPGRRILQDVVTCIRHNVTIDALGDRRERFADRHLKPPEEMARLFHLHPEAVARTQEIVERCRFSLDELAYQYPEERDDPTLTPQQTLERLTWAAAAVRYPEDLPEPVRRTLVHELGLIARLDYAPYFLTVHAIVAFARSRGILCQGRGSAANSAVCYVLGITAIDPERNDLLFERFVSEERREPPDIDVDFEHERRETVMQWVFATYGRDRAALCSTVIRYRARGALRDVGKALGLPQDLIGTLAGQVWGWAEDGVEPGHAEALGLNTGDRRLRLTLELARQLIGAPRHLSQHPGGFVLTRDRLDDLVPIEPAAMKDRQVIEWDKDDIDALRFMKVDLLALGMLSCMKRGFDLLEQHKGIALDLATIPPEDPRTYAMIRKADTLGTFQIESRAQMSMLPRLKPRTFYDLVVQVAIVRPGPIQGDMVHPYLRRREGREPVVFPKPELEAVLGKTLGVPLFQEQAMRVAITCAGFTPGEADLLRKSMATFKFTGGIAAFRDKLIAGMVAHGYEPGFAEQTFRQLEGFGSYGFPESHAASFALIAYASAWLKCWHPEVFCIALLNAQPMGFYAPAQIVRDAREHGVVIRPVCVNASRWDSTLEPIEGEDGRFAVRLGLRRIKGLANAHAARLVAARAERPFASVEDLWRRAATPVAALVQLARADAFRPSLGLARREALWALKALRDAPLPLFAGTTTPSGDTISEIDEPTIELEPLPAGGEVVEDYGHTGLSLRAHPASFLRPDLDRRRIVPCATVMAARDGRWLETAGLVLVRQRPGSAKGVLFITIEDETGIANLVVWPQVFETFRRIVLASGMIAAQGRVQREGEVVHLVVHRLGDLSRELAQVGARDAPFPLVHGRGDGVTHGSTTPDPRETPKGPRPRDIYIPLSRTRHKGVYPEPDTMPSITPKPRNFR from the coding sequence ATGATCAGCCCACCCGGCTATGCCGAGCTCCAGGTCACGACGCATTTCTCGTTCCTGCGCGGCGCGTCTTCCTGCGAGGAACTGTTCGCCACCGCCGCCCTGATGGGCCTCTCGGCCCTGGGCGTCGTCGACCGCAACTCCCTGGCCGGCACGGTCCGTGCCCACGAGGCCGCCAAGACGACCGGTGTCCGCCTCGTCGTCGGCTGCCGGCTCGATCTGGCCGACGGCACGTCCCTGCTGGCCTACCCGACCGACCGTGCCGCTTACGCCCGGCTCTGCCGCCTGCTCTCCCTGGGCAAGCGCCGCGCTGGCAAGGGCAGGTGCGATCTCGGTTGGGACGATGTCGCGGCCTGGGCCGAGGGCCTGCTCGCCGTGCTCGTGCCCGACGAGGCCGACGCGCGCTGCGTCCAGGCACTTGCCCGCCTGCGCACCCTGTTCGGCGACCGGGCCTATCTTGCCTTGACCCTGCGCCGCCGGCCGAACGACCAGCTGCGTCTCTGGCAGCTCGCCACCCTGGCCACCGAGGCGGGCGTGCCGACCGTGGTCACCAATGACGTCCTGTTCCACGAGCCCGGCCGGCGCATCCTGCAGGACGTCGTCACCTGCATCCGCCACAATGTCACGATCGACGCGCTCGGCGACCGGCGCGAGCGCTTCGCCGATCGCCATCTCAAGCCGCCCGAGGAGATGGCGCGGCTGTTCCACCTCCATCCCGAGGCCGTGGCGCGCACGCAGGAGATCGTGGAGCGCTGCCGCTTTTCGCTCGACGAGCTCGCCTATCAATATCCCGAGGAGCGGGATGACCCCACGCTCACCCCCCAGCAGACACTCGAGAGGCTGACCTGGGCGGCGGCGGCGGTCCGCTATCCCGAGGACCTGCCCGAGCCGGTGCGCCGCACCCTGGTGCACGAGCTCGGCCTGATCGCCCGGCTGGACTACGCGCCCTATTTCCTGACGGTGCACGCCATCGTCGCCTTCGCCCGTTCGCGAGGGATCCTCTGCCAGGGCCGCGGCTCGGCCGCCAACTCCGCGGTCTGTTATGTGCTCGGCATCACCGCGATCGATCCCGAGCGCAACGATCTTCTGTTCGAGCGCTTCGTCTCCGAAGAACGCCGCGAGCCGCCCGACATCGACGTCGATTTCGAGCACGAGCGGCGCGAGACCGTCATGCAATGGGTGTTCGCCACCTATGGCCGAGATCGTGCCGCGCTCTGCTCGACCGTGATCCGCTATCGCGCCCGCGGCGCCTTGCGCGATGTCGGCAAGGCGCTGGGCCTGCCCCAGGATCTAATCGGCACCCTGGCCGGCCAGGTCTGGGGCTGGGCCGAAGACGGTGTCGAGCCGGGCCATGCCGAGGCGCTCGGCCTCAACACGGGCGATCGCCGCCTGCGCCTGACCCTGGAGCTCGCCCGCCAGCTGATCGGCGCGCCCCGCCATCTCAGCCAGCATCCCGGCGGCTTCGTCCTGACCCGCGATCGCCTTGACGATCTCGTGCCGATCGAGCCGGCCGCCATGAAGGACCGCCAGGTCATCGAGTGGGACAAGGACGACATCGATGCGCTGCGCTTCATGAAGGTCGATCTTCTGGCGCTTGGCATGCTGTCCTGCATGAAGCGCGGCTTCGACCTCCTGGAACAGCACAAGGGCATCGCGCTCGATCTCGCCACCATCCCGCCCGAGGATCCGAGGACCTACGCCATGATCCGCAAGGCCGACACACTCGGCACCTTCCAGATCGAGAGCCGGGCGCAGATGTCGATGCTGCCCCGGCTCAAGCCGCGCACCTTCTACGACCTGGTCGTCCAGGTCGCGATCGTCCGACCCGGACCGATCCAGGGCGACATGGTTCACCCTTACCTTCGTCGGCGCGAAGGCCGCGAGCCGGTCGTGTTCCCCAAGCCCGAGCTTGAGGCCGTGCTCGGCAAGACCCTGGGCGTGCCCCTGTTCCAGGAGCAGGCCATGCGGGTCGCGATCACCTGCGCCGGCTTCACGCCCGGCGAGGCCGATCTTCTGCGCAAGTCGATGGCGACCTTCAAGTTCACCGGCGGCATCGCCGCCTTCCGCGACAAGCTGATCGCCGGGATGGTCGCCCATGGCTATGAGCCGGGCTTCGCCGAGCAGACCTTCCGTCAGCTCGAGGGCTTCGGCTCCTACGGCTTCCCGGAAAGCCATGCCGCTTCGTTCGCCCTGATCGCCTATGCCAGCGCCTGGCTCAAATGCTGGCATCCCGAGGTGTTCTGCATCGCGTTGCTCAACGCCCAGCCCATGGGCTTCTACGCCCCGGCCCAGATCGTCCGCGATGCACGCGAGCACGGCGTCGTGATCCGTCCGGTCTGCGTCAACGCCTCGCGCTGGGACAGCACGCTCGAGCCGATCGAGGGCGAGGACGGCCGCTTCGCCGTCCGCCTCGGCCTGCGCCGGATCAAGGGCCTGGCCAACGCCCATGCCGCCCGGCTGGTGGCCGCCCGGGCCGAGCGGCCCTTCGCCTCGGTCGAGGACCTCTGGCGTCGGGCCGCGACTCCGGTCGCTGCCCTGGTTCAGCTTGCCCGGGCCGACGCCTTCCGTCCGTCGCTCGGCTTGGCGCGCCGCGAGGCGCTCTGGGCGCTCAAGGCGCTGCGTGATGCGCCCCTGCCCTTGTTTGCCGGCACGACCACGCCCTCAGGCGACACCATCTCCGAGATCGACGAGCCGACCATTGAACTCGAGCCCTTGCCCGCGGGCGGCGAGGTCGTGGAGGACTATGGCCATACCGGCCTGTCTCTGCGTGCTCATCCCGCAAGCTTTCTCCGGCCTGATCTCGACCGCAGGCGCATCGTGCCCTGTGCCACCGTCATGGCAGCGCGCGACGGACGCTGGCTCGAGACCGCCGGCTTGGTCCTGGTCCGCCAGCGGCCGGGCAGTGCCAAGGGCGTTTTGTTCATTACGATCGAGGACGAGACCGGCATCGCCAATCTCGTCGTCTGGCCCCAGGTGTTCGAGACCTTCCGGCGCATCGTCCTCGCGTCCGGCATGATCGCCGCCCAGGGCCGGGTCCAGCGCGAGGGCGAGGTCGTCCATCTCGTCGTGCACCGCCTGGGCGACCTGTCGCGCGAGCTCGCCCAGGTCGGGGCGCGCGATGCTCCTTTCCCGCTCGTTCATGGCCGCGGCGATGGCGTCACCCATGGCAGCACCACGCCCGATCCACGCGAGACGCCCAAGGGACCCCGCCCACGCGACATCTACATCCCCTTATCCCGAACGCGGCATAAGGGGGTTTATCCCGAGCCGGACACTATGCCGAGCATCACCCCTAAGCCCCGGAACTTCCGGTAG
- a CDS encoding RES family NAD+ phosphorylase encodes MKLVRLGPDEIFHRCLSPKWAFAPTSGAGAAIDGGRFNRPGIEALYLSRAPQTALEEYRQGASITPPGTLAAYVITLDHVADLSAGFDPALWAEEWAAWDCAWRKIARIDRKVPPSWRLADTLIADGFRGLLFPSLRHAGGTNLVVFNANQTDRDLVAVHDPEGRLPKDQSSWSRS; translated from the coding sequence ATGAAGCTGGTCCGACTTGGACCGGATGAGATCTTCCACCGCTGTCTGTCGCCAAAATGGGCGTTCGCGCCGACCAGCGGTGCCGGCGCGGCAATCGACGGTGGCCGGTTCAATCGGCCGGGTATCGAGGCGCTGTATCTCTCACGTGCGCCGCAGACCGCTCTCGAGGAGTATCGACAGGGTGCGTCGATCACGCCGCCGGGTACGCTTGCGGCGTATGTGATCACGCTCGACCACGTGGCCGACCTGTCCGCAGGATTCGATCCTGCGCTATGGGCAGAGGAGTGGGCGGCGTGGGATTGCGCGTGGCGGAAGATCGCCCGAATCGACAGGAAAGTCCCGCCATCGTGGCGCCTGGCGGATACGCTGATCGCAGACGGATTTCGGGGCTTGCTCTTCCCGTCTCTGCGCCATGCCGGCGGCACAAACCTTGTCGTGTTCAATGCGAACCAAACGGATAGGGATTTGGTGGCTGTTCATGATCCGGAAGGCCGCTTGCCGAAAGATCAATCGTCGTGGTCGCGCTCATAG
- a CDS encoding aquaporin family protein: protein MEGFDLPRRLVAEALGTALLLAIVIGSGVMGERLSGGNTAIALLGNTSATGAGLMVLITIFSPLSGAHFNPAVTLVFAARRKIGVKLSIGYIVAQMAGAIVGVWTAHLMFAEPMIQVSTKLRDGPAQAFSEAVATFGLIATILGSLRFRPAATPAMVGLYITAAYWFTASTSFANPAVTVARSLSNTFAGIAPTSVPAFILAQLGGAAVAALVFHWLFTEVRRP from the coding sequence CTGGAAGGCTTCGATCTTCCACGCCGGCTCGTGGCCGAGGCGCTGGGAACCGCGCTGCTGCTCGCAATCGTCATCGGCTCAGGCGTCATGGGTGAGCGCCTGTCCGGCGGGAACACCGCTATCGCGCTTCTCGGCAACACCTCGGCCACGGGGGCCGGACTGATGGTGCTGATCACCATCTTCAGCCCGCTGTCCGGCGCCCACTTCAACCCGGCCGTGACACTGGTGTTCGCGGCGCGCCGGAAGATCGGCGTGAAGCTGTCGATCGGCTACATTGTCGCCCAGATGGCTGGCGCCATCGTCGGCGTCTGGACGGCGCACCTGATGTTCGCCGAGCCGATGATCCAAGTGTCCACCAAACTGCGCGACGGGCCGGCCCAGGCCTTCTCGGAGGCCGTCGCCACCTTCGGCCTGATCGCGACGATCCTGGGATCACTCCGCTTCCGGCCAGCGGCGACCCCAGCGATGGTTGGGCTCTACATCACCGCAGCCTACTGGTTCACCGCGTCCACCTCATTCGCCAATCCCGCTGTGACGGTTGCGCGATCGCTCTCCAACACCTTCGCCGGGATCGCACCGACTTCGGTGCCCGCCTTCATCTTGGCGCAGCTCGGCGGCGCGGCGGTGGCGGCCCTGGTCTTCCACTGGCTCTTCACCGAGGTCCGACGCCCATGA
- the arsC gene encoding arsenate reductase (glutaredoxin) (This arsenate reductase requires both glutathione and glutaredoxin to convert arsenate to arsenite, after which the efflux transporter formed by ArsA and ArsB can extrude the arsenite from the cell, providing resistance.) gives MSDFPVTIFHNPDCGTSRNTLAMIRAADYGPTVVEYLKVGWTRAQLDELLAAMGAKPRDVLREKGTPAADLGLLDPAVTDDQILDAMTQHPILVNRPIVVTPKGVKLCRPSEEVLQLLDRKPASFTKEDGEVVVL, from the coding sequence ATGAGCGACTTCCCCGTCACGATCTTCCACAACCCGGACTGCGGCACCTCACGCAACACGCTCGCGATGATCCGCGCCGCCGACTACGGGCCGACGGTTGTCGAATATCTCAAAGTCGGCTGGACCCGCGCGCAGCTCGACGAACTGCTAGCCGCGATGGGCGCCAAACCCCGGGACGTGCTTCGGGAGAAAGGCACGCCCGCGGCCGACCTCGGCCTGCTCGATCCTGCAGTCACCGACGACCAAATCCTCGACGCCATGACCCAGCATCCGATCTTGGTGAACCGGCCGATCGTGGTCACGCCCAAGGGCGTGAAACTCTGCCGGCCTTCGGAAGAGGTGCTGCAGCTCCTCGACCGAAAGCCGGCGTCGTTCACCAAGGAAGATGGCGAAGTCGTCGTCCTCTAG
- a CDS encoding SOS response-associated peptidase, giving the protein MCNAYTMHHSRDEVLLLARQMQLPIPDLDRFEPRWRIGIKQRGLILRPDPGGELRWSWARWSLVPPGAKEPPLYPLNNARTDKLSGWPWKAVQSKRCLVPCSGFWEPEKKAREKGAAPWSYYALTSEEPFFIAGLWSDALDPKSGEHIDSYTVLIGEANAAMRVHDRMPVMLQGRAARTWIEPGPLPFEVLQPYPAEAMTAWRVIDEAKNSHLTPTPEMSAPVKEGDAGPLLS; this is encoded by the coding sequence ATGTGCAACGCCTACACCATGCACCACAGCCGAGACGAGGTGCTCCTGCTGGCCCGGCAGATGCAGCTGCCGATCCCAGATCTGGATCGGTTCGAGCCGCGCTGGCGGATCGGCATCAAGCAGCGCGGCCTGATCCTCCGGCCGGATCCTGGGGGTGAACTCAGGTGGTCGTGGGCGCGCTGGAGCCTGGTGCCGCCGGGCGCCAAGGAGCCGCCGCTCTACCCGCTCAACAACGCCCGCACCGACAAGCTTTCGGGCTGGCCGTGGAAGGCGGTGCAGAGCAAGCGCTGCCTGGTGCCGTGCAGTGGCTTCTGGGAGCCGGAGAAGAAAGCGCGTGAGAAGGGCGCCGCACCCTGGTCGTACTACGCGTTGACGTCCGAGGAGCCGTTCTTCATAGCCGGCCTCTGGTCGGACGCGCTTGACCCGAAGAGCGGCGAGCACATCGACAGCTATACGGTGCTGATCGGCGAGGCCAACGCGGCGATGCGTGTCCACGATCGCATGCCGGTGATGCTGCAGGGCCGCGCGGCCCGGACCTGGATCGAGCCCGGGCCGCTGCCGTTCGAGGTGCTCCAGCCCTATCCTGCCGAGGCGATGACCGCTTGGCGTGTGATCGACGAGGCGAAGAACAGTCACCTGACACCGACGCCGGAGATGTCGGCGCCGGTCAAGGAAGGCGACGCCGGCCCCTTGCTCTCGTGA
- a CDS encoding DNA polymerase Y family protein, translating to MRRVVSLFLPTWPTDRARKADPALPPDVPLVLAGRDGNRRVVLAADHAARAVGLRAGMPVSLAQVMVPDLTLRDANLGGDRQGLERLALWLHRRYAPVTAADPPDGVVLDTTGADHLHGGEAAMLVDMTNRLTRAGFTAKAAIADSWGQAHALARFGTEPVTIAPPGSGPKIVADLPLPALRLPDVTVEGLHALGLRRIGDLLARPRAPLVRRFGQDLARRLDQVLAQADEPIAPIRPNDPLTTERLFAEPIGAAETIARAIGLLVQALCPLLAQRGVGARRLDLVCHRVDRRPQAARVGTGLPVRSARHLERLLCERILTLDPGFGIERMTLTATVTEPLPARQLANALTEDAPPAIADLVDILANRVGDGRLYRAAPITGDVPERVVGRVAPLAPASAASWPVGWPRPPRLLAPPEPVETLALLPDHPPVWFAWRGIRHRIRAADGPERVFGEWWYTADEHASVRDYFRVETEAGERFWLFRAGDGADTATGSQLWFLHGLFG from the coding sequence ATGCGGCGGGTCGTCTCGCTGTTCCTGCCGACCTGGCCGACCGACCGGGCGCGCAAGGCCGATCCCGCCTTGCCTCCTGACGTCCCGCTCGTCCTGGCCGGCCGTGACGGCAACCGCCGTGTCGTCCTGGCTGCCGACCACGCCGCTCGGGCGGTAGGGCTGCGCGCCGGCATGCCGGTCAGCCTCGCCCAGGTCATGGTGCCGGACCTCACTCTGCGCGACGCCAATCTCGGGGGCGACCGCCAAGGCCTGGAGCGCCTCGCACTCTGGCTGCACCGGCGCTACGCCCCGGTCACCGCAGCCGATCCGCCGGACGGCGTCGTGCTCGACACCACCGGCGCCGATCACCTCCATGGCGGCGAGGCCGCCATGCTGGTCGACATGACGAACCGACTGACCCGGGCGGGATTCACCGCCAAGGCCGCCATCGCCGACAGCTGGGGCCAAGCCCATGCCCTGGCCCGGTTCGGCACCGAGCCGGTCACGATCGCACCGCCGGGATCCGGGCCGAAGATCGTTGCCGACCTCCCCTTGCCGGCCCTGCGTCTGCCGGACGTGACGGTCGAGGGTCTGCACGCGCTGGGTCTGCGTCGGATCGGCGATCTCCTGGCCCGGCCGCGTGCGCCTCTGGTCCGCCGCTTCGGTCAGGATCTGGCGCGCCGGCTCGATCAGGTTCTGGCCCAGGCCGACGAGCCGATCGCCCCGATCCGCCCGAACGATCCGCTGACCACCGAGCGCCTGTTCGCCGAGCCGATCGGTGCGGCCGAGACCATCGCCCGGGCGATCGGGCTCTTGGTCCAGGCCCTGTGTCCCTTGCTGGCCCAGCGCGGGGTCGGCGCCCGCCGGCTCGACCTCGTCTGTCACCGGGTCGACCGACGGCCCCAGGCGGCCCGTGTCGGCACTGGCTTGCCCGTGCGGTCCGCCCGTCATCTCGAGCGCCTGCTCTGCGAACGGATCCTCACGCTCGATCCCGGCTTCGGCATCGAGCGCATGACCCTGACCGCGACCGTGACCGAGCCCCTTCCCGCCCGGCAGCTCGCAAACGCTCTGACCGAGGATGCACCGCCCGCGATCGCCGACCTGGTCGACATCCTGGCCAACCGGGTCGGCGACGGACGTCTGTACCGTGCCGCACCCATAACCGGCGATGTGCCCGAGCGGGTGGTCGGCCGGGTGGCGCCGCTGGCGCCGGCAAGCGCCGCCTCCTGGCCCGTGGGCTGGCCGCGGCCGCCACGCCTGCTCGCCCCGCCCGAGCCGGTCGAGACCCTGGCGCTCCTGCCGGACCATCCGCCGGTCTGGTTCGCGTGGCGCGGCATCCGGCATCGGATCCGGGCCGCCGACGGCCCGGAGCGGGTGTTCGGCGAATGGTGGTACACCGCCGACGAACACGCCTCCGTGCGGGATTACTTCCGGGTCGAGACCGAGGCCGGCGAGCGCTTCTGGCTGTTTCGCGCCGGCGACGGCGCGGACACCGCCACCGGCTCGCAGCTTTGGTTCCTGCACGGTTTGTTCGGATGA
- a CDS encoding antitoxin of toxin-antitoxin stability system, with product MTKEAVFTMKLEPDLRAAFLAEAAAEDRPASQIARELMRAYIEERRRSREYDAFVQAKIDKARSSARAGASRSNAEVAAEFAARRAQVVR from the coding sequence ATGACGAAAGAAGCGGTGTTTACCATGAAACTTGAGCCGGACCTTCGTGCCGCGTTTTTGGCTGAGGCCGCCGCTGAAGACCGTCCGGCCTCACAGATCGCGCGCGAGCTGATGCGGGCCTACATCGAGGAACGCCGTCGCTCCCGCGAATACGACGCCTTTGTTCAGGCGAAGATCGATAAGGCCCGATCGTCGGCTCGAGCCGGCGCCAGCCGGTCCAACGCTGAAGTTGCAGCTGAGTTTGCCGCCCGGCGTGCGCAGGTCGTCAGATAG